A region from the Thermanaeromonas toyohensis ToBE genome encodes:
- the pyrF gene encoding orotidine-5'-phosphate decarboxylase, whose product MSTTHKSAKDRLIVALDVPELARAQEIVEKLAPFVGMFKVGLELYSVAGPAALKIIKERGGRVFADLKFHDIPNTVAGAVRALVRHGVDMLNVHAAGGKEMLLMAREAAEEEAARQGRKPPLLIAVTVLTSLDTASLKEDVGIERSLEEQVVHWALLAQRCGLNGVVASARELEAIRKACGPEFVVVTPGIRPTGATPDDQRRVLTPAEAVRRGATYLVVGRPVLSSPDPVAAVTSILGEIGSI is encoded by the coding sequence TTGTCTACTACCCACAAGTCCGCTAAGGATAGATTGATAGTCGCCCTAGATGTTCCTGAATTGGCTAGGGCGCAAGAAATAGTAGAGAAGCTTGCTCCTTTCGTGGGAATGTTTAAAGTAGGCCTTGAGCTATACTCCGTAGCCGGACCAGCTGCCCTAAAGATTATAAAGGAACGAGGGGGACGGGTCTTTGCTGACTTAAAATTCCACGATATCCCTAATACTGTAGCTGGGGCCGTTCGCGCCCTGGTGCGGCACGGGGTAGATATGTTGAATGTCCACGCGGCAGGGGGGAAAGAGATGCTCCTTATGGCCCGGGAAGCGGCGGAAGAAGAAGCGGCCCGCCAGGGGCGAAAACCTCCCTTGCTTATTGCGGTGACTGTCCTTACCAGCCTGGATACCGCAAGCTTAAAAGAAGATGTGGGGATTGAGCGGTCCTTGGAAGAGCAGGTAGTACATTGGGCCCTTCTTGCCCAAAGATGCGGGCTTAATGGGGTGGTGGCTTCCGCCCGGGAGCTAGAGGCTATAAGAAAGGCTTGCGGTCCCGAATTCGTAGTGGTTACACCTGGGATACGGCCAACTGGGGCTACACCAGATGACCAGCGCCGGGTTTTAACTCCGGCTGAAGCTGTGCGCCGGGGTGCTACTTACCTGGTGGTGGGTCGACCAGTGCTTTCCTCTCCGGATCCTGTAGCTGCTGTGACCAGCATATTGGGTGAGATAGGTTCTATATAA
- the dapF gene encoding diaminopimelate epimerase yields the protein MHGLGNDFVLVNGFRERIERDMAELARRLCDRRFGVGSDGLIFLLPSQVADLKMRMFNPDGSEAEMCGNGIRCLARLAYEEGLVQGRVIRVETLAGIVVPELILEGDKVSQVRVDMGEPRFFRREIPMLGEGDTAIEAPLEVNGEIWEATCLSMGNPHCVIFVPRIEEAPVTELGPKLEYHPLFPQRTNVEFIEVQNPGEIKMRVWERGAGETLACGSGACAAVVASALTGRTKRKVVVHLPAGDLQIEWAANNHVFMSGPAARVFEGLYYLET from the coding sequence ATGCACGGGTTAGGCAATGATTTTGTGCTAGTTAACGGTTTTCGCGAAAGAATAGAAAGGGATATGGCGGAACTTGCCCGACGCCTTTGTGACCGACGGTTTGGAGTAGGCTCTGACGGCCTTATTTTTCTTTTACCCTCCCAGGTGGCAGATCTTAAGATGCGCATGTTCAACCCGGACGGCAGCGAAGCTGAAATGTGCGGTAATGGGATCCGGTGTTTGGCTCGCTTGGCTTATGAAGAAGGGTTGGTCCAGGGGCGGGTTATCCGGGTGGAAACCCTAGCAGGTATTGTAGTACCTGAGTTAATCTTGGAAGGGGATAAGGTAAGCCAGGTTCGGGTAGATATGGGTGAACCAAGATTCTTTCGCCGGGAGATCCCTATGCTAGGAGAAGGGGATACAGCTATAGAGGCCCCTTTAGAGGTAAACGGGGAAATATGGGAGGCTACCTGCCTTTCCATGGGCAACCCCCATTGCGTCATCTTTGTACCCCGGATAGAGGAGGCTCCGGTGACTGAGCTGGGGCCTAAGCTGGAGTATCACCCCTTATTTCCCCAGCGGACAAATGTAGAATTTATTGAAGTCCAAAACCCAGGGGAAATAAAAATGAGGGTATGGGAGCGAGGCGCTGGAGAAACCCTGGCCTGCGGGTCTGGGGCTTGTGCAGCAGTAGTGGCCTCCGCTTTAACCGGCCGGACTAAGCGGAAGGTTGTTGTCCACCTCCCGGCTGGAGATCTCCAGATCGAGTGGGCAGCTAACAATCATGTTTTTATGAGCGGCCCAGCGGCGCGGGTTTTTGAAGGCCTATACTACTTAGAAACCTAA
- a CDS encoding calcium-translocating P-type ATPase, SERCA-type encodes MRSSIKWYQLDISQALEELKSHGEWGLTTQEARRRLEEVGPNLIQGQRRLSPYQILLQQFNDFMVWVLLAATVISAFLGEIADAITIIAIVIINGFLGFIQEYRAECSMEALREMSAPFARVIRDGETQKVPARELVPGDILLVEAGDRVAADALLLWSSALEVEEAALTGESVPVVKEPGVLKGEVPLGDRKNMLYQGTLVTRGRGKALVVATGMETEIGKIAGMLQEVEEEETPLKKRLAGLGKWLVGICLLICSLMVVAGVARGESLYNMFLAGVSLAVAAIPEGLPAIVTVCLALGVQRMARRQAIIRKLPAVETLGCATVICSDKTGTLTQNQMTVREIWVDNKLYQVTGIGYIPQGAFYVEDRQVEVDQALRVLLTAAALCNNATLKRNGLTIKGWLRGKRRDPSWVVNGDPTEGALLVAAAKAGLWREHLERKANRLQEFPFEPERKRMSVVYQENGKRFVYVKGAPDIILGLCNSFFYKGKTIPLTLEWRRAIEQQNEAMARRALRVLALAFRELPQGATTEEEVERDLTFIGLAGMIDPPRPEAREAVQVCQRAGIKVVMITGDHRLTAQAVARELGLSAENDQILTGSQLDSLTDTELVQAAREASVYARVSPMHKLRIVRALKANNHIVAMTGDGVNDAPAIKEADIGIAMGRTGTDVAKEAAAMVLADDNFATIVAAVEEGRGIYANIRKFIRYLLSCNVGEVLTMFVAAVAGLPLPLLPIQILWMNLVTDGLPALALGVDPPEPGLMSRPPYPPGESIFARGLGWRILGLGMEIGVVTLGVFLLGLFLGEGDLPTARTMAFTSLVMAQLFAVFECRSETQSPFAVGYFSNKYLVLAVACSLAMQLLVLYIPPLQVVFDTVPLNPFQWGLVLMASGWRTYLAGITYYLVRPLWRLILEKPSALC; translated from the coding sequence ATGCGTTCTTCTATTAAATGGTATCAACTAGACATAAGCCAAGCCCTGGAAGAGTTAAAAAGTCATGGAGAATGGGGGTTAACCACCCAGGAGGCCCGCCGGAGGTTAGAGGAAGTAGGACCCAACCTTATCCAGGGGCAAAGGCGGTTATCCCCTTATCAAATCCTTCTCCAGCAGTTTAACGACTTTATGGTCTGGGTTCTCTTAGCTGCTACTGTTATTTCAGCCTTTTTAGGCGAGATAGCTGATGCTATTACTATTATAGCTATTGTAATCATTAACGGCTTCTTGGGATTTATACAGGAATACCGTGCTGAGTGTTCCATGGAGGCTTTAAGGGAAATGTCAGCCCCCTTTGCTCGGGTGATAAGGGATGGGGAAACCCAAAAAGTACCTGCCCGGGAACTGGTACCAGGGGACATCCTCTTGGTGGAAGCTGGAGACCGGGTAGCTGCCGATGCGCTTCTCTTGTGGTCTAGCGCTTTGGAAGTGGAGGAAGCGGCCCTTACCGGAGAATCAGTTCCCGTGGTTAAAGAGCCGGGAGTTTTAAAGGGAGAAGTGCCTCTGGGGGACCGTAAGAACATGCTTTACCAAGGTACCTTGGTTACCCGGGGAAGGGGGAAAGCTTTAGTGGTAGCTACCGGCATGGAGACGGAAATAGGTAAGATCGCCGGTATGCTCCAAGAGGTCGAGGAGGAAGAAACCCCACTTAAGAAACGTTTAGCTGGACTAGGGAAGTGGTTAGTAGGGATCTGTCTTTTAATATGTAGCCTTATGGTGGTGGCTGGTGTAGCCCGGGGAGAAAGTTTGTACAATATGTTCCTAGCTGGAGTAAGCCTGGCTGTAGCAGCCATCCCTGAAGGATTGCCAGCCATAGTTACTGTTTGTTTGGCTTTGGGTGTACAGAGGATGGCCCGGCGCCAGGCCATTATACGTAAGCTTCCGGCAGTGGAAACTTTAGGCTGTGCTACAGTCATCTGTTCGGACAAGACCGGGACCCTTACCCAAAATCAAATGACGGTAAGGGAAATCTGGGTGGATAATAAGTTATACCAGGTTACGGGGATAGGGTATATTCCTCAAGGGGCCTTTTATGTGGAGGACCGCCAGGTGGAGGTGGACCAGGCTTTACGGGTACTACTTACGGCTGCAGCTTTATGTAACAATGCCACGTTAAAAAGAAACGGGTTAACGATTAAAGGATGGCTACGGGGTAAGAGGAGAGATCCTTCCTGGGTAGTTAATGGGGATCCTACAGAAGGGGCTTTGCTTGTGGCAGCAGCCAAGGCCGGGCTTTGGCGGGAACACTTGGAGCGCAAGGCAAACCGTCTACAGGAGTTCCCCTTTGAACCTGAACGTAAAAGGATGAGCGTCGTTTATCAGGAGAACGGGAAACGGTTTGTGTATGTTAAGGGAGCTCCTGATATCATTTTAGGGCTTTGTAATTCTTTTTTCTATAAAGGCAAAACTATCCCCCTTACACTAGAGTGGAGACGGGCTATAGAACAGCAAAATGAAGCCATGGCCCGCCGGGCTCTTAGGGTCCTGGCCTTAGCCTTCCGGGAACTTCCTCAAGGAGCTACCACCGAGGAAGAGGTGGAGCGGGATTTGACCTTTATAGGACTGGCTGGTATGATAGATCCTCCTCGGCCGGAAGCCCGGGAAGCAGTACAAGTCTGTCAACGTGCCGGAATTAAAGTGGTGATGATTACCGGCGACCACCGGCTTACAGCCCAGGCTGTGGCTCGGGAACTGGGCCTTTCTGCAGAAAACGATCAGATTTTAACGGGTTCCCAACTAGATTCCTTAACGGATACTGAACTGGTCCAGGCCGCCCGGGAGGCCTCCGTATATGCCCGGGTTTCACCGATGCATAAACTCCGCATTGTCCGGGCTTTAAAAGCCAACAACCACATAGTAGCTATGACCGGCGATGGAGTCAACGATGCTCCAGCTATTAAAGAAGCTGACATAGGGATCGCTATGGGTAGAACAGGTACTGATGTGGCCAAAGAGGCAGCGGCCATGGTGCTAGCTGATGATAACTTTGCTACCATAGTGGCTGCTGTAGAGGAGGGAAGGGGGATTTATGCTAATATACGCAAGTTTATCCGTTATCTCTTATCTTGTAACGTGGGGGAAGTTTTAACTATGTTCGTGGCTGCAGTAGCAGGATTGCCTTTACCCTTGCTCCCCATTCAAATTTTATGGATGAATCTGGTGACAGATGGGTTACCGGCCCTAGCCTTAGGTGTAGATCCGCCTGAACCTGGCCTAATGTCCCGGCCGCCTTACCCACCTGGAGAAAGCATATTTGCCCGCGGCCTTGGATGGCGTATCCTAGGTTTAGGAATGGAGATCGGGGTAGTTACCTTGGGGGTATTCCTCTTGGGACTTTTCTTGGGGGAGGGGGATCTGCCCACGGCCCGTACTATGGCCTTTACCTCCTTGGTTATGGCCCAGCTTTTTGCCGTCTTCGAATGCCGCTCGGAAACCCAATCCCCTTTTGCTGTAGGGTATTTCAGCAATAAATACCTGGTATTGGCTGTAGCCTGTTCCTTGGCCATGCAGCTTCTAGTACTTTATATCCCACCTCTCCAAGTAGTCTTTGATACAGTTCCCCTTAATCCCTTCCAATGGGGGCTGGTCCTTATGGCTTCTGGCTGGCGGACTTATCTGGCCGGGATAACTTATTACCTAGTGCGCCCGCTTTGGCGCCTCATATTAGAAAAACCTAGCGCATTGTGCTAA
- a CDS encoding Rqc2 family fibronectin-binding protein gives MVISDRRKGTSGVKKGRGAVAFDGLFLSAIKEELSYWLGSRVDRIYQPDKDTVILHLRKAREIKKLLISAHAEYCRIHFTEVHFLNPLEPPLFCMVLRKHLHGATLAGVEQPGLERVLKLLFHASDELGRPMERHLVAEIMGKHSNLLLLDPAGPTIIDALRRYTHTVSRYREVLPGKEYVPPPHQDKKDPRGLGEKIAQVIWQEPLDKPLKEALVERLDGIGPLTAGEILFRAGLPADITPQDCGEYEAARLHQALEEVLALSLPPSWEPTVVKDPHKGVLAFAAFDLKQFTGLPRERFSTPSQACETFYEEKRARNSVISEKRSLTHLVERELKRCLKKEALQAETVASAAEASRFRVYGELIMANIYRLEKGQRYFTVENFYEPGSPEITIELDPALTPAENAARYFQRYQKAKNAAQKASEQLKETREEIAYLNSIIQALEMADSLEDLKEIREELIRAGYLEATHQKKKGAQAPPQKAFKPLEVISSDGFTILIGKNNRQNDFLTLKVAHDEDIWLHAKDVPGAHVIIRTQGKEVSPRTLEEAAGLAAYFSRSRQAGRVAVDYTLAKNVRKPPGARPGMVLYNNYRTIYIEPISPNMLVTAATGSGEESTGRPTTR, from the coding sequence TTGGTTATTAGCGATCGAAGAAAAGGTACTTCGGGGGTAAAGAAAGGAAGAGGTGCTGTGGCCTTCGACGGCCTTTTTTTAAGTGCCATAAAAGAGGAATTGTCTTATTGGTTGGGTAGCCGGGTAGACCGTATTTATCAACCGGACAAGGATACGGTTATCCTTCATCTCCGGAAGGCCCGGGAAATAAAGAAACTCCTTATATCTGCCCATGCCGAATACTGCCGGATACACTTTACTGAAGTACATTTCTTAAACCCGCTCGAGCCCCCCCTTTTCTGTATGGTCTTGCGCAAACACCTGCACGGTGCTACACTGGCCGGGGTAGAGCAGCCTGGCCTGGAGCGGGTCTTAAAACTTCTTTTCCATGCTAGTGATGAACTGGGTAGACCAATGGAACGCCATCTGGTAGCCGAAATCATGGGCAAGCATTCCAACCTATTACTTCTCGACCCGGCTGGACCTACGATCATAGATGCTTTACGGCGCTACACCCATACTGTAAGCCGGTACCGCGAAGTATTGCCTGGAAAAGAATATGTACCGCCGCCGCACCAGGACAAAAAGGATCCCCGGGGGTTGGGAGAAAAAATTGCCCAAGTGATCTGGCAAGAGCCGTTAGATAAACCCCTTAAAGAAGCTTTAGTAGAGCGGCTGGACGGGATAGGTCCCCTTACAGCCGGGGAAATCCTTTTCCGGGCCGGTCTACCAGCAGATATTACACCCCAGGATTGTGGTGAATACGAGGCAGCCCGCCTACATCAGGCCTTGGAGGAAGTTCTAGCTTTAAGCCTACCCCCTTCCTGGGAGCCCACGGTGGTAAAGGATCCCCACAAGGGGGTTCTGGCCTTTGCGGCCTTTGATCTTAAGCAGTTCACTGGCCTTCCCCGGGAGCGCTTTTCTACCCCTTCCCAGGCCTGCGAAACCTTTTATGAGGAAAAGCGGGCCCGCAACTCGGTAATATCTGAAAAACGCTCTCTAACCCACTTAGTGGAACGAGAGCTAAAGCGCTGCTTAAAAAAAGAGGCCCTTCAAGCCGAAACTGTGGCCTCCGCAGCCGAAGCTTCCCGTTTCCGGGTTTACGGGGAGCTTATTATGGCTAATATCTACCGTTTAGAAAAGGGACAGCGCTACTTTACAGTAGAAAACTTTTATGAACCGGGGTCACCGGAAATAACCATCGAATTAGATCCTGCCCTTACCCCAGCCGAAAACGCAGCACGATATTTTCAACGCTACCAGAAGGCCAAAAATGCCGCTCAAAAAGCTTCCGAGCAGTTAAAAGAAACAAGAGAAGAAATAGCTTATCTTAACTCTATAATCCAGGCTTTAGAGATGGCCGATTCCTTGGAGGATTTAAAGGAGATCCGCGAAGAGCTAATCCGGGCGGGGTACTTAGAAGCTACCCACCAAAAGAAAAAGGGAGCCCAGGCTCCCCCGCAAAAGGCTTTTAAGCCTTTAGAAGTTATCTCCAGCGATGGCTTCACCATCCTAATTGGAAAGAACAACCGGCAAAACGATTTCTTAACTCTAAAAGTAGCCCATGATGAAGATATATGGCTACACGCTAAGGATGTTCCTGGAGCACATGTAATCATCCGTACTCAAGGAAAGGAAGTATCTCCACGCACCTTAGAAGAAGCGGCCGGCCTGGCCGCCTATTTCAGTCGCTCGCGCCAAGCCGGCCGCGTAGCAGTAGACTATACCCTCGCTAAAAACGTCCGTAAACCTCCAGGAGCACGCCCGGGTATGGTGCTCTATAATAACTACCGTACCATTTATATAGAACCTATCTCACCCAATATGCTGGTCACAGCAGCTACAGGATCCGGAGAGGAAAGCACTGGTCGACCCACCACCAGGTAA